A genomic region of Homalodisca vitripennis isolate AUS2020 chromosome 5, UT_GWSS_2.1, whole genome shotgun sequence contains the following coding sequences:
- the LOC124362348 gene encoding uncharacterized protein LOC124362348 has product MLRSLLLSAFFGLVTVNSFKITSRVDSSDVPPSGRSYPKSLDPPFPDHLAYDAVFAGVKKPLTVDCTQSGVICKFPLVISDKDQEASNPAKIAKEVPIIKGIEVPERLDDSEEKEEITVSSFIDKGDVKVPIYRGSLDVESISDSRDNEETWILEKNTLNKKYKIPVRLIPSKHNQAPVYPVHHDFHDHFSGGDLYHGHGHGSGWTPWMRAYPSVYHYPSNQPCQPPVYHHPPPCTPAVAPTRKPVINIDDKVDKDED; this is encoded by the exons ATGCTTCGCTCACTTCTCCTCTCTGCCTTCTTCGGCCTTG TTACAGTGAACAGCTTTAAGATTACATCCAGGGTTGACTCATCAGATGTGCCTCCATCTGGTCGATCCTATCCAAAGTCTCTGGACCCTCCCTTTCCTGATCACTTGGCTTACGATGCAGTTTTTGCGGGAGTCAAGAAACCTCTCACTGTGGATTGCACCCAGTCAGGAGTCATCTGCAAGTTCCCACTAGTAATTTCTGACAAAGACCAAGAAGCTTCAAATCCTGCCAAGATTGCAAAAGAAGTGCCCATTATTAAAGGAATTGAGGTTCCAGAAAGACTTGACGATtcagaagaaaaagaagaaattacAGTTTCTTCATTTATCGATAAAGGGGATGTGAAGGTCCCAATTTATAGAGGTTCTCTTGATGTCGAGTCAATCTCTGATAGCAGGGATAATGAGGAGACATGGATTCTTGAGAAAAACActctgaacaaaaaatataaaattccagtCCGGCTAATCCCTTCCAAGCACAATCAAGCACCTGTGTATCCTGTTCACCATGATTTCCATGATCACTTTAGTGGAGGAGATCTATACCATGGTCATGGACACGGAAGTGGATGGACTCCTTGGATGAGAGCCTACCCTTCAGTCTACCACTATCCCTCCAATCAACCCTGCCAACCCCCAGTGTACCACCACCCCCCTCCTTGCACCCCTGCTGTGGCACCTACGAGGAAACCTGTGATCAATATTGATGATAAGGTCGATAAAGATGAGGATTAA